The following coding sequences lie in one Kribbella sp. NBC_00709 genomic window:
- a CDS encoding GNAT family N-acetyltransferase has product MTDFAHKPTLTGDLVVLRPLDERDYDALMAAMADPEANKFTGDHDGGGIEEELYRDWLRTRKDQTDRLDLAIVSKATGRTVGEAVLNKWSPEDESCNFRILIGADGRDQGFGSEATRLIVDYGFEQLGLYRISLTVFAFNPRAQRVYEKAGFVEEGRLRQALKWDGERVDDIMMAILRPDWAALRSDG; this is encoded by the coding sequence GTGACCGACTTCGCGCACAAACCGACCCTGACCGGCGACCTCGTCGTCCTCCGGCCGCTCGACGAGCGCGACTACGACGCGTTGATGGCGGCGATGGCCGATCCCGAGGCGAACAAGTTCACCGGCGACCACGACGGCGGGGGCATCGAGGAGGAGCTGTACCGCGACTGGCTGCGGACGCGTAAGGATCAGACCGACCGCCTGGACCTGGCGATCGTGTCGAAGGCGACCGGCCGGACCGTCGGCGAGGCGGTGCTCAACAAGTGGAGCCCCGAGGACGAGTCGTGCAACTTCCGGATCCTGATCGGCGCCGACGGCCGGGATCAGGGGTTCGGCAGCGAGGCGACCCGGCTGATCGTCGACTACGGGTTCGAGCAGCTGGGCCTGTACCGGATCTCGCTCACGGTGTTCGCCTTCAACCCGCGGGCCCAGCGGGTCTACGAGAAGGCCGGTTTCGTCGAGGAGGGCCGGCTGCGGCAGGCGCTCAAGTGGGACGGCGAGCGGGTCGACGACATCATGATGGCGATCCTGCGGCCCGACTGGGCGGCGCTGCGGTCCGACGGGTGA
- the pulA gene encoding pullulanase-type alpha-1,6-glucosidase — translation MRGFRRWTAGFTAAAVVVLGLGTPSPAPAQVAADRVVTLAGSLQSELGCAADWDPGCDATSLGAGAPYTKVFDVPAGTYEYKVAVNKGWDENYGAGGVLNGPNIPLRIEGPAKLQFSYDDTSHVVTVKPVDLAGSAVTAADKTLATPSLRPDLTKERFYFLMADRFANGDKTNDAGGLTGDRLQTGLDPMDKGFYHGGDLAGVMQKLDYIKSLGTTSIWLTPSFKNQPVQGTGANVSAGYHGYWITDFTQIDPHLGTNADMKQLISLAHGKGMKVFFDIITNHTADVIDYQSQQYGYIPKSTSPYKDAQGNEFNDKDYAGGDTFPQLDANVSFPNIPVFRTPADATVKVPAWLNDPTLYHNRGDSTFAGESAEYGDFVGLDDLFTEQPKVRDGMIDVYKSWAEFGIDGFRIDTVKHVNIEFWQKFSPQILAAAKSAGSKNFFMFGEVFDANPQLMSTYTTKGDLQATLDFGFQQNAVAYAKGDPSTKLEDLYADDDYYTDADSNAYELPTFLGNHDMGRVGMFLKQSGASGQDLLARDELAHSLMYLTRGQPVIYYGDEQGFTGPGGDKDARQDMFATKTADYMDDEVVDGTGTTTIGSKDRYDVNSPMYKHIAALAKLRAKYPALSDGRQVHRYSSNSNGLYAFSRLGSDNIEYLVVANNSKTTASATVPTYGPNTWLKPVYGGSKAVKTDREGRVVLSQAPLSVTVYQAQTKVPKPAKAPAVYMSSPELGATVGGRAEIAAAVPANTPVTVTFGYRPVGTTAWTRLGADDNAPYRVYQDVSGLAKGTLLEYRAVLRDASGNYSVSGSYGVVGDAPAPGGGGGGTGPVVQPANVSVPGDHNSEMGCTADWAPDCDQAQLTLDPKDKVWKGTYTGLAGEHAYKAAINKTWDENYGAGGVANGANISYTGPSGPVTFYYEHGRHYATSSAQGPIITVPGTFQSELGCPTDWDPSCMRPWLTDEDGDGTYTWSTSELGAGNYEAKVAHNLSSDESYPANNVPVTVPGNGLVVTFSYVLATHQFTVTTSKPGATPDLSQAKAYWLDRNTLAVPAVAHPERYRWRLHWSDTGSLKIDANDIGGLSTGLRYDHREVKPGYTTLRLDNADVRKILKGQLGLAQYDDAGRLLDATGVQIPGVLDDVSGSATGRSYGVTWHGGVPAFTLWAPTAQSVALLVGSQRLPMRPDADGSWSITGSRSLKNASYRFEVKVFAPSTGKVETNVVTDPYSVALTTDSTYSVAADLNDPAGQPASWSKTPAPKLARGVDSTIYELHVRDFSINDSTVPAAHRGTYLAFADDGDGTKHLKALAAAGLNTVHLLPTFDIASIPETGQQTPACDLKALPPDSDQQQACVTAVAAKDGFNWGYDPYHWLAPEGSYATQKDGLARVAEFRTMVGGLHKSGLRVVLDQVYNHTPAAGEAPTSVLDQIVPGYYQRLNATGKVENSTCCSNIATEHAMAEKIMVDGTVSWAKNYHVDGFRYDLMGHSSKANMLKIRAALDRLTLAKDGVDGKSIYLYGEGWNFGEVANDALFVQARQGNLGGTGIGTFSDRMRDAVRGGGPFDDNPRIQGFGSGEASDPNGDPINGTPDERAKRLAHDTDLVQLGLAGNLRSFTFRSVESGTTVRGDGVDYNGSPAGYADQPDEVISYVDAHDNETLWDTLTYKLPADLPMPDRIRMNTLSLATTALAQTPSFWHAGADLLRSKSLDRNSYDSGDWFNTLDWTGADNGFGHGLPPKADNEAKWPYMQPLLANSALKPTAGDVSTASAAAADLLKLRFSTPLFRLGTANLINQKLSFPLSGTTPGVITMRIDDTVGPNVDPALKGVVVVFNSTGSAVSQQVPGLSGANLSLSPIQAGGSDPVVKQTTWNAATGTATVPPRTVAVLLQR, via the coding sequence ATGCGCGGGTTCAGGCGTTGGACGGCAGGTTTCACCGCGGCCGCTGTGGTCGTGCTCGGGCTCGGTACGCCGTCACCGGCGCCGGCTCAAGTCGCCGCGGACCGGGTGGTCACGCTGGCGGGATCGTTGCAGAGCGAGCTCGGGTGTGCGGCTGACTGGGATCCGGGGTGTGACGCGACCAGTCTGGGGGCGGGGGCGCCGTACACGAAGGTGTTCGACGTGCCGGCCGGGACGTACGAGTACAAGGTCGCGGTCAACAAGGGCTGGGACGAGAACTACGGCGCGGGCGGGGTGCTGAACGGGCCGAACATCCCGTTGCGGATCGAGGGGCCGGCCAAGCTGCAGTTTAGTTACGACGACACTAGTCACGTTGTGACGGTGAAACCGGTCGACCTAGCCGGTTCGGCGGTGACGGCCGCGGACAAGACACTCGCGACGCCGAGTCTGCGCCCGGACCTCACCAAGGAACGGTTCTACTTCCTGATGGCAGACCGCTTCGCCAACGGCGACAAGACCAACGACGCCGGCGGGCTGACCGGCGACCGCCTGCAGACCGGGCTCGACCCGATGGACAAGGGCTTCTACCACGGCGGCGACCTGGCCGGCGTGATGCAGAAACTCGACTACATCAAGTCCCTGGGTACGACGTCCATCTGGCTGACCCCGTCGTTCAAGAACCAGCCCGTGCAGGGCACCGGCGCGAACGTGAGCGCCGGGTACCACGGCTACTGGATCACGGACTTCACGCAGATCGACCCGCACCTGGGCACGAACGCGGACATGAAGCAGCTGATCAGCCTGGCGCACGGCAAGGGGATGAAGGTCTTCTTCGACATCATCACCAACCACACCGCGGACGTGATCGACTACCAGTCCCAGCAGTACGGCTACATCCCGAAGTCGACCTCGCCGTACAAGGATGCTCAGGGCAACGAATTCAACGACAAGGACTATGCCGGCGGCGACACGTTCCCGCAGTTGGACGCGAACGTGTCCTTCCCGAACATCCCGGTCTTCCGGACCCCGGCCGACGCGACCGTCAAGGTGCCGGCCTGGCTCAACGACCCGACGCTGTACCACAACCGCGGCGACTCGACCTTCGCCGGCGAGAGCGCGGAGTACGGCGACTTCGTCGGGCTGGACGACCTGTTCACCGAGCAGCCGAAGGTCCGCGACGGGATGATCGACGTCTACAAGTCCTGGGCCGAGTTCGGCATCGACGGGTTCCGGATCGACACCGTCAAGCACGTGAACATCGAGTTCTGGCAGAAGTTCTCCCCGCAGATCTTGGCCGCGGCCAAGAGCGCCGGGTCGAAGAACTTCTTCATGTTCGGCGAGGTCTTCGACGCGAACCCGCAGCTCATGTCGACGTACACCACCAAGGGCGACCTGCAGGCCACGCTCGACTTCGGGTTCCAGCAGAACGCGGTCGCCTACGCGAAGGGCGATCCGAGTACCAAGCTGGAGGACCTGTACGCCGACGACGATTACTACACCGACGCCGACTCGAACGCGTACGAGCTGCCGACGTTCCTCGGCAACCACGACATGGGCCGCGTCGGCATGTTCCTGAAGCAGAGTGGCGCGTCCGGTCAGGACCTGCTCGCACGCGACGAACTCGCGCACTCGCTGATGTACCTCACGCGCGGCCAGCCGGTCATCTACTACGGCGACGAGCAGGGGTTCACCGGACCGGGTGGCGACAAGGACGCGCGGCAGGACATGTTCGCGACCAAGACCGCCGACTACATGGACGACGAGGTCGTCGACGGCACCGGCACGACCACGATCGGCAGCAAGGACCGGTACGACGTCAACTCGCCGATGTACAAGCACATCGCGGCGCTGGCGAAGCTGCGGGCGAAGTACCCGGCGCTGTCGGACGGACGGCAGGTGCACCGGTACTCCTCCAACAGCAACGGGCTCTACGCGTTCAGCCGGCTGGGTAGCGACAACATCGAGTACCTAGTAGTCGCGAACAACTCGAAGACCACGGCGTCTGCGACAGTGCCGACGTACGGGCCGAACACGTGGCTCAAGCCGGTCTACGGCGGCTCCAAGGCGGTCAAGACCGACCGTGAGGGCCGTGTGGTCCTCAGCCAGGCGCCCCTGTCAGTCACGGTGTACCAGGCCCAGACGAAGGTCCCGAAGCCTGCCAAGGCGCCTGCTGTCTACATGAGCTCACCGGAGCTCGGTGCCACCGTCGGTGGTCGCGCTGAGATCGCCGCTGCGGTGCCTGCGAACACTCCGGTGACTGTGACGTTCGGCTATCGGCCAGTGGGTACGACGGCGTGGACGCGGCTCGGCGCCGACGACAACGCGCCGTACCGGGTCTACCAGGATGTGTCCGGTCTAGCGAAGGGCACGCTGCTCGAGTACCGCGCTGTACTGCGCGATGCCTCGGGCAACTACTCGGTGTCCGGCTCGTACGGCGTTGTCGGCGACGCACCCGCCCCGGGTGGCGGCGGTGGGGGCACAGGTCCCGTAGTACAGCCTGCCAACGTCAGCGTGCCGGGTGACCACAACAGTGAGATGGGCTGTACTGCGGACTGGGCGCCGGACTGCGACCAGGCCCAGCTGACACTCGACCCGAAGGACAAGGTGTGGAAGGGCACCTACACGGGCCTGGCCGGTGAACACGCCTACAAGGCGGCGATCAACAAGACCTGGGACGAGAACTACGGCGCCGGCGGGGTCGCGAACGGCGCCAACATCTCCTACACCGGGCCTAGCGGGCCAGTCACCTTCTATTACGAGCACGGACGGCACTACGCCACGTCCAGTGCGCAAGGCCCGATCATCACGGTGCCCGGCACGTTCCAGTCCGAGTTGGGCTGTCCGACCGACTGGGACCCGTCCTGCATGCGACCCTGGTTGACCGACGAGGACGGGGACGGGACGTACACCTGGTCCACCAGCGAGTTGGGAGCGGGCAACTATGAGGCGAAGGTCGCGCACAACCTGTCGTCGGACGAGAGCTACCCGGCGAACAACGTGCCGGTCACAGTGCCGGGCAACGGGCTCGTGGTCACGTTCTCGTACGTGCTCGCGACGCACCAGTTCACGGTGACGACGTCCAAGCCGGGTGCGACACCGGACCTGAGTCAGGCCAAGGCGTACTGGCTCGACCGCAACACCCTCGCCGTACCGGCCGTCGCCCACCCGGAGCGGTACCGCTGGCGACTGCACTGGTCCGACACCGGCTCGCTGAAGATCGACGCGAACGACATCGGTGGATTGTCGACAGGCCTACGATATGACCATCGCGAGGTGAAACCCGGGTACACGACCCTGCGGCTGGACAACGCGGACGTCCGCAAGATCCTGAAGGGCCAGCTCGGGTTGGCGCAGTACGACGACGCGGGACGGTTGCTGGACGCAACGGGTGTGCAGATACCGGGCGTGCTCGACGACGTGTCCGGGAGCGCGACAGGTCGTTCGTACGGCGTGACGTGGCATGGCGGCGTACCGGCGTTCACCCTGTGGGCGCCTACCGCCCAGAGTGTGGCCCTGCTGGTGGGCTCGCAGCGGCTCCCGATGCGACCCGATGCGGACGGGTCCTGGTCCATCACCGGATCACGCTCGTTGAAGAACGCTTCGTACCGGTTCGAGGTCAAGGTCTTCGCGCCCAGTACCGGAAAGGTCGAGACGAACGTCGTCACCGATCCGTACTCGGTTGCCCTGACGACGGACTCGACGTACTCCGTTGCTGCCGATCTGAACGATCCGGCGGGTCAGCCGGCGTCGTGGTCGAAGACACCGGCGCCGAAGCTCGCGCGCGGTGTCGACTCGACGATCTACGAGTTGCACGTCCGCGACTTCTCGATCAACGACAGCACGGTGCCGGCCGCGCACCGCGGTACCTACCTGGCCTTCGCCGACGACGGCGACGGAACCAAGCACCTGAAGGCGCTGGCCGCGGCGGGGCTGAACACAGTCCACCTCTTGCCGACATTCGACATTGCATCGATCCCGGAGACCGGACAGCAGACACCGGCCTGCGATTTGAAGGCGCTGCCGCCGGACTCGGACCAGCAGCAGGCGTGCGTGACGGCCGTCGCCGCGAAGGACGGCTTCAACTGGGGCTACGACCCGTACCACTGGCTCGCGCCGGAAGGTTCGTACGCGACGCAGAAGGACGGGCTCGCTCGGGTCGCGGAGTTCCGCACGATGGTCGGCGGGCTGCACAAGTCCGGGCTGCGCGTCGTACTCGATCAGGTCTACAACCACACGCCGGCCGCCGGTGAGGCGCCGACGTCAGTGCTCGACCAGATCGTGCCCGGGTACTACCAGCGGCTGAACGCGACCGGCAAGGTCGAGAACTCGACCTGCTGCAGCAACATCGCCACCGAGCACGCGATGGCCGAGAAGATCATGGTCGACGGCACTGTGAGCTGGGCTAAGAACTACCACGTCGACGGCTTCCGCTACGACCTGATGGGCCACAGCAGCAAGGCGAACATGCTGAAGATCCGGGCCGCGCTCGACAGGCTGACCCTGGCCAAGGACGGCGTGGACGGCAAGTCGATCTACCTCTACGGCGAGGGCTGGAACTTCGGCGAGGTCGCCAACGACGCGCTGTTCGTCCAGGCCCGGCAGGGCAATCTCGGCGGCACCGGGATCGGCACGTTCTCCGACCGGATGCGCGACGCGGTCCGCGGCGGCGGGCCGTTCGACGACAACCCGCGGATCCAGGGCTTCGGCTCCGGTGAGGCGAGCGACCCGAACGGTGACCCGATCAACGGGACGCCGGACGAGCGGGCGAAGCGGCTGGCGCACGACACCGACCTGGTGCAACTCGGCCTGGCCGGCAACCTGCGCTCGTTCACCTTCCGCTCCGTCGAGTCGGGTACGACGGTGCGCGGCGACGGGGTCGACTACAACGGCTCACCGGCCGGGTACGCCGATCAGCCGGACGAGGTGATCAGCTATGTCGATGCCCATGACAACGAAACGTTGTGGGACACGCTGACGTACAAGCTGCCGGCCGACCTGCCGATGCCGGACCGGATCCGGATGAACACGTTGTCGCTGGCAACGACCGCGCTGGCACAGACACCGTCGTTCTGGCATGCGGGTGCGGACCTGCTGCGGAGCAAGTCGCTGGACCGCAACTCGTACGACTCCGGCGACTGGTTCAACACCCTCGACTGGACCGGCGCCGACAACGGATTCGGGCACGGTCTCCCACCGAAGGCCGACAACGAGGCCAAGTGGCCGTACATGCAGCCACTCCTCGCCAACTCGGCTCTGAAGCCGACCGCCGGCGACGTGTCAACGGCCTCGGCAGCCGCGGCGGACCTGCTGAAGCTGCGCTTCTCCACGCCGCTGTTCCGCCTCGGCACCGCCAACCTGATCAACCAGAAGCTCAGCTTCCCGCTGAGCGGTACGACGCCCGGCGTCATCACCATGCGAATCGACGACACCGTCGGACCAAACGTCGACCCAGCGCTGAAGGGCGTGGTGGTCGTCTTCAACAGCACCGGGTCAGCGGTATCCCAGCAGGTGCCAGGCCTGTCCGGTGCCAACCTGTCGCTGTCCCCCATCCAGGCCGGCGGCTCCGACCCAGTCGTCAAACAAACCACCTGGAACGCCGCGACCGGCACGGCGACAGTCCCGCCGCGCACAGTCGCCGTACTGCTTCAGAGGTAG
- a CDS encoding cysteine desulfurase family protein, translating to MSERGYLDAASAEPMHPAAREMLLSAVDSGWADPVRLHHEGRTARLLLDNARAVLADAVGVRPDELYLTTSGTTAIQAGLSALKAARTRAGTRVVHTAVEHSAVLHSAGETGVEVGVDIRGQVDQEAFAHAVRRPDVAVAAVQSANHEVGTRQPIAAIAEVCNGVPLFVDASASIGHDVVPAGWSALAASAHKWGGPAGVGLLAVRKGTRFTPAWPMDEREDGLSPGFSDVPNALAAAAALQARLGEAEELNKRHRAWIDEVRRRIAADVPDVEVVGDTDDRLPHILTFSCLYVDGEAIVTALDAEGFAVSSGSACTSSTLLPSHVLAAMGVLTHGNVRISLARDTTYAEVDRFCTVVPGIVQRIRAEVGM from the coding sequence GTGAGCGAGCGTGGGTATCTGGACGCGGCCTCGGCGGAGCCGATGCACCCGGCAGCACGGGAAATGTTGCTGTCGGCAGTGGATTCCGGATGGGCCGATCCGGTGCGTCTGCACCACGAAGGACGGACCGCACGACTGCTGCTGGACAACGCCCGCGCCGTGCTCGCGGACGCGGTCGGAGTACGGCCGGACGAGCTGTACCTGACGACCTCGGGTACGACGGCCATCCAGGCCGGACTGTCCGCGCTGAAGGCTGCGCGGACACGCGCAGGCACGCGGGTTGTGCACACAGCTGTCGAGCACTCCGCCGTTCTGCACAGTGCCGGCGAGACGGGTGTGGAAGTCGGGGTGGACATCCGCGGCCAGGTAGACCAGGAGGCTTTCGCACACGCCGTACGGCGGCCGGATGTCGCGGTGGCTGCTGTCCAGTCCGCCAATCACGAAGTGGGGACCCGGCAACCAATCGCTGCGATCGCGGAGGTCTGCAACGGCGTACCGCTGTTTGTTGATGCGTCCGCGTCCATCGGGCACGACGTGGTGCCGGCTGGGTGGTCGGCGCTGGCAGCCAGTGCGCACAAGTGGGGTGGTCCGGCCGGGGTGGGGCTGCTGGCCGTCCGGAAGGGCACCCGGTTCACACCGGCGTGGCCGATGGACGAGCGGGAGGACGGGCTCTCCCCCGGCTTCTCCGACGTACCCAATGCGCTGGCCGCGGCGGCTGCGCTGCAGGCCCGGCTCGGTGAGGCCGAGGAGCTCAACAAGCGGCACCGGGCCTGGATCGACGAGGTACGGCGCCGGATCGCGGCCGACGTACCGGATGTCGAGGTGGTGGGCGATACGGACGACCGGCTGCCCCACATCCTCACGTTCTCCTGTCTCTATGTGGACGGCGAGGCGATCGTGACGGCCCTGGACGCGGAGGGCTTCGCGGTCTCCAGTGGTTCCGCCTGTACGTCGAGCACGCTCCTGCCGTCGCACGTCCTGGCCGCCATGGGCGTCCTGACGCATGGCAACGTACGGATCTCGCTGGCGCGCGACACGACGTACGCCGAGGTCGACCGGTTCTGCACTGTGGTGCCCGGCATCGTGCAGCGGATCCGGGCGGAGGTGGGGATGTGA
- a CDS encoding SIR2 family NAD-dependent protein deacylase, which yields MIEAERIAVLTGAGISTASGIPDFRGPQGVWTKDPAAEAMFDIDEYVGSPEVRVATWKHRLAVPAWTAEPNPGHLALVELERQGRLTGLITQNVDGLHQKAGSSPELVHELHGTVWYVDCLQCGRRIPMADVLPRLESGDEDPACEVCGGILKSATVSFGQSLDRDVLDRAVAATESADLFLAVGTSLQVYPAAGLCDIALNAGKPLVILNAQPTPYDEHATKLLHTPIETTLPNLVTLP from the coding sequence GTGATCGAAGCCGAGCGGATTGCGGTGCTGACCGGGGCGGGGATCTCGACCGCGTCGGGGATCCCGGACTTCCGGGGACCGCAGGGAGTGTGGACGAAGGATCCGGCTGCGGAGGCGATGTTCGACATCGACGAGTACGTCGGGAGTCCTGAGGTGCGGGTGGCGACGTGGAAGCACCGTCTCGCCGTGCCCGCGTGGACGGCCGAGCCGAATCCGGGTCACCTCGCACTGGTCGAGCTGGAACGACAGGGCCGTCTGACCGGCCTGATCACTCAGAACGTCGACGGACTGCACCAGAAGGCCGGATCGTCACCAGAGCTCGTTCATGAGCTGCACGGGACGGTCTGGTACGTCGACTGCCTGCAGTGCGGTCGACGTATCCCGATGGCCGACGTACTCCCCCGGCTCGAGTCCGGTGACGAGGACCCGGCCTGTGAGGTCTGCGGCGGCATCCTGAAGTCCGCGACGGTCTCCTTCGGCCAGTCACTCGACCGCGACGTACTCGACCGGGCCGTCGCCGCCACCGAGTCCGCCGACCTGTTCCTGGCCGTCGGCACCTCACTGCAGGTCTACCCAGCAGCAGGACTCTGCGACATCGCACTGAACGCCGGCAAGCCGCTCGTCATCCTGAACGCCCAACCAACGCCGTACGACGAGCACGCCACCAAACTCCTCCACACCCCCATCGAGACCACCCTCCCGAACCTCGTGACCTTACCGTGA
- a CDS encoding sulfurtransferase TusA family protein, whose product MSVELDCRGLLCPLPVIKLARALPTVAIGDTVTVLADDPAAAVDIPAWCRMRSQDLVSAAENQYVIRRVS is encoded by the coding sequence GTGAGTGTCGAGCTGGACTGCCGCGGCCTGCTCTGTCCACTCCCGGTGATCAAACTGGCCAGGGCGCTACCGACTGTTGCCATCGGCGACACCGTCACCGTGCTCGCCGACGACCCGGCCGCGGCCGTCGACATCCCGGCCTGGTGCCGGATGCGCTCCCAGGACCTGGTGTCAGCGGCGGAAAATCAGTACGTGATCCGGCGGGTCAGTTGA
- the ctaC gene encoding aa3-type cytochrome oxidase subunit II yields the protein MGSNGTPGVEERPAGSAGATRPAKRRLLVGSAVVLGTLMLTGCSTATTEQWKRLGLPEGASDRTEAVRSLWIGAWIAALIVGVMVWGLILWVSVRYRKRNDEAPRQVRYNLPLEVLYTLAPFAIIGVLFFYTVEHGDKITAMSNSPQHTVNVVAQQWQWTFNYKDTVDGQQGVWETGTMDRPATLWLPVNESVRFDLTSPDVIHSFWVPSFYFKLDVIPGRTNKFELTPTKIGTFEGKCAELCGLYHSRMVFSVKVVSRDDYDTHLRELAAKGQTGAATGGSDATTIPGTGEGEK from the coding sequence GTGGGTTCGAACGGCACGCCCGGAGTGGAGGAGCGACCGGCAGGTTCTGCCGGCGCCACACGACCGGCGAAGCGTCGCCTGCTGGTCGGCAGTGCAGTGGTGCTCGGCACCCTCATGCTGACCGGTTGCTCGACGGCGACCACTGAGCAGTGGAAACGACTCGGTCTCCCCGAGGGCGCATCCGACCGGACCGAAGCGGTCCGAAGCCTCTGGATCGGCGCGTGGATCGCCGCGCTGATCGTCGGCGTGATGGTCTGGGGCCTGATCCTCTGGGTCTCCGTCCGGTATCGCAAGCGCAATGACGAGGCCCCCCGGCAGGTGCGGTACAACCTGCCGCTCGAGGTGCTCTACACGCTGGCGCCGTTCGCGATCATCGGTGTGCTGTTCTTCTACACCGTGGAGCACGGCGACAAGATCACCGCGATGTCGAACAGCCCGCAGCACACCGTGAACGTGGTGGCCCAGCAGTGGCAGTGGACCTTCAACTACAAGGACACGGTCGACGGGCAGCAGGGTGTCTGGGAGACCGGCACCATGGACAGGCCGGCCACGCTGTGGCTGCCGGTGAACGAGTCGGTGCGCTTCGACCTGACCTCGCCGGACGTGATCCACTCCTTCTGGGTGCCGTCGTTCTACTTCAAGCTCGACGTCATCCCGGGCCGGACGAACAAGTTCGAGCTCACCCCGACCAAGATCGGCACCTTCGAGGGCAAGTGTGCGGAGCTCTGCGGGCTCTACCACAGCCGGATGGTCTTCAGCGTGAAGGTCGTCAGCCGCGACGACTACGACACACACCTCCGTGAACTGGCCGCCAAGGGCCAGACCGGCGCCGCCACCGGAGGCTCCGACGCCACCACCATTCCCGGTACAGGGGAGGGCGAGAAGTGA
- a CDS encoding GNAT family N-acetyltransferase → MTDFAHKPTLTGDLVVLRPLDEGDYDALAAAMDDPEVARLTGSHQEIGEERAREWMRTRKDQTDRLDLAIVDRASGQVVGEAVLNDWDPDNKCCNFRILIGPAGQGRGLGTEATRLIVGYGIGQIGLHRISLGVYAFNPRARRAYEKAGFKVEGVLRDALLWEGEWVDEIVMSILASEWIPAHSPRDSSV, encoded by the coding sequence GTGACCGACTTCGCGCACAAACCGACCCTGACCGGCGACCTCGTCGTACTGCGACCGCTGGACGAAGGCGACTACGACGCGCTGGCCGCCGCGATGGACGACCCGGAGGTGGCCCGGCTGACCGGGAGCCACCAGGAGATCGGCGAAGAGCGGGCCCGGGAGTGGATGCGCACCCGGAAGGACCAGACCGACCGGCTCGACCTGGCGATCGTCGACCGCGCCTCCGGACAGGTCGTCGGTGAGGCCGTCCTGAACGACTGGGACCCGGACAACAAGTGCTGCAACTTCCGCATCCTGATCGGCCCGGCCGGGCAGGGGCGCGGCCTCGGCACCGAGGCGACCCGGCTGATCGTCGGTTACGGAATCGGGCAGATCGGACTGCACCGGATCAGCCTCGGCGTCTACGCGTTCAACCCGCGGGCCCGGCGGGCGTACGAGAAGGCCGGCTTCAAGGTCGAGGGCGTACTGCGGGATGCCCTGCTCTGGGAGGGCGAATGGGTCGACGAGATCGTGATGTCGATCCTGGCGTCGGAGTGGATCCCGGCTCACAGCCCCCGGGACAGCTCCGTCTAG